Below is a window of Agrobacterium vitis DNA.
TCCAGAAGGGGGCGGCGGTTTTCAGGAAATCCATCACGAAATTGGCGCCGTCGAAGGCTGCCTGCCGGTGGCTTGAGGCGGCAATGACAAGCACGATCTGTTCGCCAGCGGCGATCTTGCCATAGCGATGCAGCACGGTCAGTGCCATCAGATCGAACCGCTCGATGGCAAGCGTGGCAATCCGGTTCATCTCGGCTTCTGCCATGCCGGGGTAATGTTCCAGCTCCAGCGCATCGAGCCTGCCCTGTTCATCACGGCAAAGTCCGACGAAGGACACCAGCGCGCCGATATCCGTTCGACCATCCGTTATCAACGCCGTCTCTGCCGAAGCGTCAAAATCGTCCTTCTGAACCCGGATGACAGGCGACACCATGGCCTCAACCACCGGTCATTGGCGGAAACAAGCCGATTTCGCGGGCGCCAGCCAGCGACTCGTCATGCTCGACATGTTCCTGATTGACGGCAATCCGAATGGCGTTTGGAAATTGCAGCGCCTCGGCGTAATTCTCGCCGCGTTCGGTCAGATAGGCGATCAGGTCGGTGCCGGTCTTTACCTGTTCGGGCAGCGCAAGCTCTTCCTCATCGAGGCCGATCTTTTCACGCACCCAGGCGAAATAGACAAGCTTGACGGTCATTCGTCCACCATATGTTTCACACCGGCTTTGAAATAGTCATAGCCGGTATACATGGTGAGAGCGGCGGCGATCCACAGCAGGCCGATGCCGATCTGGGTCGTGTAAGGCAGAACCTTGTCGCCTGCCGGACCAGCCAGCAGAAAGGCAAGTGCCACCATCTGCACCGTGGTTTTCCACTTGGCGATTCGCGTCACCGGCACGCTGACCTTCAGTTCGGCCAGGTATTCCCGCAGGCCGGAGACCAGGATTTCGCGGCAGAGGATGATGATGGCGGCCCAGAGCGACCAGCCGGCAATGGTTTTTTCCGTATCGGCAGCCATCAGCAACAGGCAGGTGGCGACCAGCAGTTTGTCGGCAATCGGGTCGAGCATCCGGCCGATATTGGAGGTCTGGTTCCAGATCCGGGCCAGATAGCCGTCGAAGAAATCGGTGATCGAGGCGATAACAAAGATCGCCAGAGCCGCCCAGCGGGCAAAGTCGGTGCTTTGCAGCTTGCCTTCCAGATAGAAGCACAGAACGATCAACGGCACGGCCAGAATACGGCCATATGTCAACAGGTTGGGAATGCTGTAGGTACGCGAAGCCATGATGCCCTGTCTTTGTTATGAAGCGCTGGAAGATGGCGCTTGGGAAGATCGATCGTCAAGCCGGTGCTAAGGTTTTTCCGGGGTCGAAAAGGCCATTTTATGCTCACTACAGCAAAGGTTTGTTGTAGCGCTTTATATTTGCTGCATAATTTTCTCCTTAAATCGAGTCCGATTTAAGGAATTAAGCAGCTTCACTATTCCCGGCTGTTTTCGTGAGAATGACCAGCATTTTCATGAAAATGATTGTAAACTTGTCGTGCAACGGCTTCCGAAATGCCATCCACCGCCATCAGATCGTTCATTGCCGCTCGCGAGACCGCCTTGGCCGTGCCGAAATGCTGTAACAGCGCCCGCTTGCGGGTCGGTCCGATGCCACCGATTTCATCCAATGGATTCTTGACCATTTCCTTCTTGCGCCGCGCCCGGTGCGAGCCGATGGCAAAGCGATGTGCCTCGTCGCGTAGCCGCTGGATGAAATAAAGCACCGGATCGCGTGGCGGCAAGGTGAAGTCCGGCTTGCCCTCAGCAAAGAAACGCTCACGGCCCGCATCGCGGTCAACGCCCTTGGCGACGCCGATGGCCGTGACGCAATCGGTAATGTCCAGTTCCTTCAGGATCGCCCTGACGGCGGTCATCTGACCCTGGCCACCATCGATCAGAATCACATCGGGCCAGGCCGGGAAAACCGCATCCGCGCCTTCCTCGGAAACAGTTTTGCGGTCCGGCTTGCCTTCTTCCTTCAACAGACGCGAAAAGCGCCGCGTCATCACTTCGCGCATCATGCCGAAATCGTCGCCAGGGGTGATGTCGGTCGATTTGATGTTGAACTTGCGATACTGGTTGCGCACGAAGCCTTCCGGCCCAGCGACCACCATGCCGCCCACCGCATTGGTCCCCATGATGTGGGAATTGTCGTAGATCTCGATCCGGCGTGGCACGTAACTGAGCGCGAACGTTTCGGCAAAGCCTTTCAACAAGCGTTCCTGCGAGGCCGTCTCCGCCAGCTTGCGGCCATGGGCCTCGCGGGCATTGCCATGCACATGTTCGACCAGATCCTTCTTCTCGCCGCGTTGCGGCACCAGGATCGTCACCTTGTATCCCGCCTTTTCGGAGAGCGCCAAGCTCAACAGGTCCTGCTCGTCAATCCCCTCCGACAGCAGCACTTGCCGGGGGCAGGGCTTGTCGTCGTAAAACTGTGCCAGAAAGGCGCTCAACACTTCCGCGCCGGTCATTTGCGGATCGGCCTTCGGGAAATAGGCGCGGTTGCCCCAGTTCTGTCCGGTCCTGAAAAAGAACACCTGGATACAGGTCAAGCCGCCCTCGTGGTGGATGGCGAAAATATCGGCCTCCTCGACGCCCGCCGGATTGATGCCCTGGTGGCTCTGCACATGGGAAAGGCCCGCCAGACGGTCGCGGAACACGGCGGCGCGCTCGAAATCCAGCTCTTCCGCTGCCTCGTTCATCGTCCGCGCCATGGCTTCCTTGACGTTCTGGCTCTTGCCGGACAGGAAATCCTTGGCCTCCTTCACCAGCACGCCGTAATCGGCATCGCTGATTTCATGGGTGCAGGGGCCGGAACAGCGCTTGATTTGATAAAGAAGACAGGGCCGCGTGCGGCTCTCAAACACGCTGTCAGTGCAGGTGCGCAACAGAAACGCCCGTTGCAACGAATTGATGGTGCGCCCAACAGCGCCCGCCGAGGCGAAGGGGCCGAAATAATCGCCCTTGCGGGCGCGCGCACCGCGATGCTTGTAAATGGCGGGGGCGCGGCCATCGCCGGTTACCAGGATATAGGGAAAGCTCTTGTCGTCGCGCAACAGCACGTTATAGCGCGGCCGCAAGCGCTTGATCAGGTTGGCTTCGAGCAACAGCGCTTCGACCTCGGTTCGGGTCGTGACGAATTCCATATGGGCGGTTTCGCGCACCATCCGGGTCAGGCGGTTGGAATGCAGGCGGCCTTGCGCGTAATTGCTGACGCGCTTCTTTAGGCTGCGGGCCTTGCCGACATAGAGCACGTCGCCGTCGCCATTCATCATCCGGTAGACGCCGGGATTGTTGGGTAGTTTCTTGACGAATTCCGCAATCAGGTCGGCACCGGTCAGGCCGCTGCCATGCAGGGCACCCTCGTTCCAGTCGATCGGCGGCAACACGGCAGCGACCGCGGGGTCGATTGCGCCGTCTGCCGCAATGTCGTCCTCGT
It encodes the following:
- a CDS encoding molybdenum cofactor biosynthesis protein MoaE gives rise to the protein MVSPVIRVQKDDFDASAETALITDGRTDIGALVSFVGLCRDEQGRLDALELEHYPGMAEAEMNRIATLAIERFDLMALTVLHRYGKIAAGEQIVLVIAASSHRQAAFDGANFVMDFLKTAAPFWKKEHAKDGTSAGWVAARDADDAARDRWT
- the moaD gene encoding molybdopterin converting factor subunit 1, translating into MTVKLVYFAWVREKIGLDEEELALPEQVKTGTDLIAYLTERGENYAEALQFPNAIRIAVNQEHVEHDESLAGAREIGLFPPMTGG
- the pgsA gene encoding CDP-diacylglycerol--glycerol-3-phosphate 3-phosphatidyltransferase — encoded protein: MASRTYSIPNLLTYGRILAVPLIVLCFYLEGKLQSTDFARWAALAIFVIASITDFFDGYLARIWNQTSNIGRMLDPIADKLLVATCLLLMAADTEKTIAGWSLWAAIIILCREILVSGLREYLAELKVSVPVTRIAKWKTTVQMVALAFLLAGPAGDKVLPYTTQIGIGLLWIAAALTMYTGYDYFKAGVKHMVDE
- the uvrC gene encoding excinuclease ABC subunit UvrC, with the protein product MTPGKQPEGGILYDGTEDDEDDIAADGAIDPAVAAVLPPIDWNEGALHGSGLTGADLIAEFVKKLPNNPGVYRMMNGDGDVLYVGKARSLKKRVSNYAQGRLHSNRLTRMVRETAHMEFVTTRTEVEALLLEANLIKRLRPRYNVLLRDDKSFPYILVTGDGRAPAIYKHRGARARKGDYFGPFASAGAVGRTINSLQRAFLLRTCTDSVFESRTRPCLLYQIKRCSGPCTHEISDADYGVLVKEAKDFLSGKSQNVKEAMARTMNEAAEELDFERAAVFRDRLAGLSHVQSHQGINPAGVEEADIFAIHHEGGLTCIQVFFFRTGQNWGNRAYFPKADPQMTGAEVLSAFLAQFYDDKPCPRQVLLSEGIDEQDLLSLALSEKAGYKVTILVPQRGEKKDLVEHVHGNAREAHGRKLAETASQERLLKGFAETFALSYVPRRIEIYDNSHIMGTNAVGGMVVAGPEGFVRNQYRKFNIKSTDITPGDDFGMMREVMTRRFSRLLKEEGKPDRKTVSEEGADAVFPAWPDVILIDGGQGQMTAVRAILKELDITDCVTAIGVAKGVDRDAGRERFFAEGKPDFTLPPRDPVLYFIQRLRDEAHRFAIGSHRARRKKEMVKNPLDEIGGIGPTRKRALLQHFGTAKAVSRAAMNDLMAVDGISEAVARQVYNHFHENAGHSHENSRE